Genomic segment of Ewingella sp. CoE-038-23:
CGCGCCTTTGTCGGCAGCTTCGGCTTTCAATTGATCTTTAATACTGCCAGGTGCCCCGCTCATTTGGCTGACAGAAACTACGCCTAATGATTGGTAATTACCGCTATCAGCCTGCGCTGAAGTTATTTGCGTCGCTGCCAGAGCAGAGAAAGAAGCGGTAGTGATAATGGCTGCTGCAATAATAGGTAAGATTTTCATGATGCACACCTTTGCTGTTTGCTGTTCTAAATTCGGTTAATTAATTTTTGCGGATGTTTTCCGTTGAATTAATTATCCGCCAGCCAATGCAAGATGACGTAATGCGCCGTAAAGATGCTTAATCTTTGTGACGAAAATGAGGAGAGAATGAAAGCGAAAATTTCAGTGTCAGGAAGCTGCAGGCAATTAAGGATTTTTGATGGAGTTTGATGACGGATATTTACAGCTCGAGAAGC
This window contains:
- a CDS encoding DUF1471 domain-containing protein; its protein translation is MKILPIIAAAIITTASFSALAATQITSAQADSGNYQSLGVVSVSQMSGAPGSIKDQLKAEAADKGASHYRVIGVSTPGDSSLERASVELYR